Proteins co-encoded in one Desulfovibrio inopinatus DSM 10711 genomic window:
- a CDS encoding protein-glutamate methylesterase/protein-glutamine glutaminase — protein MIHVVVVDDSAFMRKAISTMLDKDPDIKVVAVGRNGEEGLELIRKHNPDVVTLDIEMPRMDGLTALRHIMMEMPKPVLMVSSLTTEGAEATLKAMELGAVDFIPKQLSKVSLDIIKIEDDLRAKVKLIAKRKFRPPLSLRRPATTSRTASSALGRESVAAPKRLSTRPTGRVIRDVIAIGVSTGGPPAVQKVLSAFPADFPAGILIAQHMPAAFTGPFAKRLDGVCNIHVKEAEHGERFMPGTAYIAPGGRHLRLTQRVSRLDVDVSDEPKEALYKPSANVLMESVALAVGRRALGVILTGMGNDGMEGVGVLKEKGGKALAQNDASSVVYGMPKAIVDAGYADEILDIDDMSDAIMSSIYT, from the coding sequence GTGATTCACGTTGTAGTCGTCGATGATTCGGCATTTATGCGCAAAGCTATCAGCACCATGCTGGACAAAGACCCCGACATTAAAGTTGTCGCTGTGGGGAGGAATGGTGAGGAAGGTCTGGAATTGATCCGAAAGCACAATCCCGATGTGGTGACGCTCGATATTGAGATGCCACGCATGGATGGATTGACTGCACTTCGTCATATTATGATGGAAATGCCCAAACCCGTTCTTATGGTGAGTTCCCTCACTACGGAAGGGGCTGAAGCAACGCTGAAAGCCATGGAACTTGGGGCTGTTGATTTTATTCCCAAGCAGCTTTCCAAAGTATCATTAGATATTATCAAAATTGAAGACGATCTGCGCGCCAAGGTCAAGCTCATTGCGAAACGCAAATTCAGGCCACCGTTGTCCTTGCGCCGACCCGCAACCACAAGCCGGACAGCATCGTCTGCTCTGGGAAGAGAATCTGTGGCAGCGCCGAAGCGACTGAGTACAAGGCCGACTGGGCGAGTGATTCGAGATGTTATTGCTATTGGTGTATCGACGGGGGGACCGCCGGCCGTTCAAAAAGTATTATCTGCATTCCCTGCCGATTTTCCCGCCGGGATATTGATCGCGCAACACATGCCGGCCGCGTTTACTGGCCCCTTTGCCAAACGTCTCGACGGCGTGTGTAATATCCACGTGAAGGAAGCCGAACACGGAGAACGTTTTATGCCGGGCACAGCGTATATTGCTCCCGGTGGTCGTCATCTTCGATTAACGCAACGCGTCAGCCGTCTTGATGTCGACGTGTCAGATGAACCGAAAGAGGCATTGTATAAGCCATCGGCAAACGTGCTGATGGAGTCTGTAGCTCTTGCTGTCGGACGACGTGCACTTGGGGTTATTTTGACTGGCATGGGAAATGACGGCATGGAAGGTGTCGGCGTATTGAAAGAGAAAGGCGGAAAAGCCTTGGCGCAAAACGATGCATCGAGCGTTGTGTATGGTATGCCAAAAGCTATTGTCGATGCAGGATATGCCGACGAAATTCTCGACATTGATGACATGTCGGACGCCATAATGTCATCAATATATACGTAA
- a CDS encoding chemotaxis protein CheW has product MKSLEKYLEETVLAPENATSNNVTASEAAFLEKYVGTEWQEDLKDKGLMKPAHVESVAGFSPQSSETSAPSAQELAEESAASLEQPEVADSVKKPDENDIETLIAAGKDVQLVSFYLSEQEFAVPIYDVQEVIRRIEATKLPKAPPFVVGIINLRGRVTPIVDLASMLGVRPGKDDGPSRFIVVCKRQDLQIGLMVRSIATMHRAHAENIEWGIESSVGVAANYLSGLLKHENNLIKIVSVGSLISAVLNR; this is encoded by the coding sequence ATGAAATCACTTGAAAAATATCTTGAAGAGACCGTTTTGGCTCCTGAAAATGCAACATCGAACAACGTGACGGCTTCGGAAGCCGCTTTTCTGGAAAAGTATGTCGGTACGGAATGGCAGGAGGATCTGAAAGACAAAGGCTTGATGAAACCGGCTCATGTGGAATCCGTCGCCGGTTTTAGTCCTCAATCGAGCGAGACATCTGCGCCCTCTGCGCAGGAGCTGGCAGAAGAATCAGCCGCAAGTCTGGAACAACCCGAGGTTGCTGACTCCGTTAAGAAGCCGGATGAGAATGATATTGAGACGTTGATCGCAGCGGGGAAGGATGTTCAGCTTGTCAGTTTTTATTTGTCTGAACAGGAATTTGCTGTACCCATTTATGATGTGCAGGAAGTCATTCGACGTATTGAGGCGACAAAGCTTCCAAAAGCGCCGCCATTTGTTGTAGGCATCATCAATCTGCGTGGCCGAGTGACACCTATCGTTGATCTTGCCTCTATGCTTGGTGTTCGACCCGGGAAAGATGACGGTCCTTCGCGGTTTATTGTCGTCTGTAAACGTCAAGACTTGCAAATAGGACTTATGGTACGAAGTATTGCCACAATGCACCGCGCCCATGCCGAGAATATCGAGTGGGGAATTGAATCAAGTGTCGGTGTCGCGGCAAACTACTTGTCAGGTCTTCTCAAGCATGAAAACAATTTGATAAAAATCGTCTCCGTAGGGAGCCTCATCAGCGCAGTCCTGAATCGTTAA
- a CDS encoding CheR family methyltransferase encodes MSSLFSKTISLGKQLKISDQDFAQLRDFIYSQSGIYIADNRKYLLENRLVSRLKELNLKTFSEYHYYLQYDPGRKRELNRLFEVITTNETSFYRNPPQLKVFQDYVLKDILDGLRKSRSKRLRIWSAGCSTGEEPYTIAIILHEVLRTELRSWDIKITANDLSEAVLATARRGYYSEYALRTTPKEIIGRYFEKEDKQYKLKSEVKRLVSFGQINLSDRLQLKRVERSQIVFCRNVIIYFDDDMKKSVINAFYDNLLPGGNLLIGHSESLHNISRTFKPKHYPGAIVYTKEG; translated from the coding sequence ATGTCGTCTCTTTTTTCAAAGACCATATCCCTGGGCAAGCAGCTCAAGATCAGTGATCAGGACTTTGCACAATTGCGGGATTTTATTTATTCGCAAAGCGGGATTTATATTGCGGATAACAGAAAATACTTGTTGGAAAATCGTCTTGTGAGTCGGCTCAAAGAACTCAACCTGAAGACATTTTCCGAATACCATTATTATTTGCAATACGATCCTGGTCGAAAGCGCGAACTCAATCGGTTGTTTGAAGTTATCACAACCAATGAAACGAGTTTTTATCGCAATCCGCCGCAATTGAAAGTTTTTCAGGATTATGTGCTGAAAGACATTCTTGATGGATTGCGGAAATCGCGAAGCAAACGTCTTCGCATTTGGTCAGCAGGTTGCTCAACAGGCGAAGAGCCGTACACAATCGCCATTATCCTGCATGAGGTATTGCGAACTGAATTGCGCTCCTGGGATATCAAAATTACGGCTAACGATCTTTCGGAAGCTGTTTTAGCTACAGCACGGCGAGGCTATTATAGCGAATATGCCTTGCGAACCACACCGAAAGAAATCATTGGGCGGTATTTCGAGAAAGAAGACAAGCAGTATAAGCTCAAATCCGAAGTCAAACGCCTGGTGTCGTTTGGACAAATCAACCTGAGTGATCGTTTACAGCTTAAACGGGTCGAGCGTTCCCAAATTGTATTTTGCCGCAATGTCATCATTTATTTTGATGACGACATGAAAAAAAGTGTCATCAACGCATTTTACGACAACCTGTTGCCAGGAGGGAATCTGCTTATCGGGCATTCGGAATCGCTACACAATATTTCGCGTACGTTTAAACCGAAGCATTATCCCGGAGCAATTGTCTATACCAAGGAAGGATAA
- a CDS encoding HEAT repeat domain-containing protein, producing the protein MSDCKEVLLHLKSDNVEEVREAAFVAGEEKCIETVPILATLLESENLGIQEAVDLALRRIGGKDVVDAVTPLLRSDDPPTRNLSMDILREVGVQDLPSLVKLLHDDDPDVRIFASDILGSTENLLAVEPLCHALLHDPEVNVRYQAAVSLGELALPQAAKCLNKALKDEEWVQFAVIEAISKIRDESSVSALVTSLSSCTDLVASMIVEALGEIGNIKAVTMLIRKLDESPTALRNKIVEAVVKIMGGKSLKLLSLAEREKFREYLLVALSDEDTEIQDAAIDGLGFVGGEKASAAVLRLAAVMNAELESERIERSILSLTMIGLTPALEEALKTHDQQRAMVAIEVLSRLDEPTVPQLLMESFEENDLEVKRVIAAALYKVGGEDSIAFFSNLLSLDTDPDTIKTALAFVGEKMRSSDNGQIVYSMLEHPEDEVKEAALEACVAIDGPDMVERFRALFGSEDPLSRLMAVYALGKLGAKENMDELKAALGDEIPDIRKIALEAIADACPDSEEAMNLVLDRLYDENRDVRLAVVDKIGQCSLGQAIQYLVQALEDPDDWVKIRAMEALAVQEAGEAVPRLIGLLEDENKLLALKVVETLGNIGGESAFRALLDLVGKDDPELSDAAEDAIARIQEDKGMGA; encoded by the coding sequence ATGTCGGATTGCAAAGAAGTGCTTCTCCACCTCAAAAGCGACAACGTAGAAGAGGTTCGCGAAGCTGCATTCGTAGCCGGCGAAGAGAAATGTATTGAAACCGTTCCCATTTTAGCGACACTACTGGAAAGTGAGAATCTTGGCATCCAGGAAGCCGTTGACCTCGCCTTGCGTCGAATCGGCGGGAAAGATGTCGTCGATGCCGTGACCCCTCTTTTGCGATCAGACGATCCGCCGACACGAAACTTATCTATGGATATTCTTCGAGAGGTCGGTGTTCAGGATCTGCCGTCTCTCGTCAAGTTATTACATGACGACGACCCGGATGTTCGTATTTTTGCATCGGATATTTTGGGGTCAACAGAAAATTTGCTTGCCGTGGAGCCCCTCTGTCATGCCTTGTTGCACGACCCGGAAGTGAATGTCCGCTATCAGGCTGCCGTCAGTCTGGGGGAACTGGCCTTGCCGCAAGCCGCCAAATGCTTGAACAAGGCACTCAAAGACGAAGAGTGGGTTCAGTTTGCGGTCATTGAAGCCATTTCCAAGATTCGTGATGAATCATCTGTCAGTGCCCTCGTGACATCCTTATCATCGTGTACCGATTTGGTTGCGTCGATGATTGTGGAGGCCTTGGGCGAAATCGGCAATATCAAAGCCGTGACGATGCTTATCCGCAAGCTTGACGAATCGCCTACGGCGCTTCGGAATAAAATTGTTGAGGCTGTGGTCAAAATTATGGGAGGGAAGTCGCTCAAACTACTTTCCTTGGCCGAGCGTGAAAAATTTCGTGAATATCTTCTCGTTGCGTTATCCGATGAAGATACGGAAATTCAAGATGCCGCAATTGATGGATTGGGCTTTGTGGGAGGAGAGAAAGCCTCCGCTGCAGTGCTTCGTCTTGCCGCCGTGATGAATGCGGAATTGGAAAGCGAGCGAATTGAACGCAGTATCCTTTCTCTGACCATGATCGGTTTGACTCCGGCACTGGAAGAAGCTCTGAAAACGCATGACCAGCAACGCGCCATGGTTGCCATTGAAGTCCTTTCTCGTCTTGATGAGCCCACAGTACCACAGCTATTGATGGAATCGTTCGAAGAGAACGATCTCGAAGTAAAACGTGTCATCGCAGCCGCACTCTACAAGGTTGGCGGTGAAGACTCCATCGCCTTTTTTTCCAATCTGCTTTCTCTTGATACCGATCCGGATACGATCAAAACCGCGTTGGCATTTGTTGGCGAGAAGATGCGTTCCTCCGACAACGGACAAATCGTCTACAGTATGCTCGAACACCCTGAAGATGAAGTGAAAGAAGCAGCTTTGGAAGCATGCGTTGCGATTGATGGCCCTGACATGGTCGAGCGGTTTCGTGCGCTTTTTGGAAGCGAAGATCCGTTATCTCGGCTTATGGCGGTCTATGCCCTGGGCAAGCTTGGGGCTAAAGAAAATATGGACGAACTCAAAGCCGCGCTTGGAGATGAGATTCCCGATATTCGCAAAATTGCTTTGGAAGCTATTGCCGATGCGTGCCCCGATAGCGAAGAGGCGATGAATCTCGTTCTCGATCGGTTGTATGATGAAAACCGGGATGTTCGTCTCGCGGTTGTGGACAAAATCGGACAATGCTCACTTGGTCAAGCAATACAGTACCTTGTGCAGGCACTCGAAGATCCGGATGATTGGGTGAAAATACGTGCCATGGAAGCCCTCGCTGTTCAGGAAGCGGGGGAAGCCGTACCTCGACTTATTGGGTTGCTGGAAGATGAAAACAAACTTCTTGCGCTCAAAGTCGTTGAGACTTTGGGAAATATCGGTGGAGAATCAGCCTTTCGGGCGCTGTTGGATCTTGTCGGCAAAGATGATCCAGAGCTTTCGGACGCCGCCGAGGATGCAATAGCTCGAATCCAGGAAGACAAAGGGATGGGGGCATAA
- a CDS encoding response regulator, with amino-acid sequence MAKHILIVDDSKTVRNLVAFIMKKEGFKVIAAEDGLDGLEKLYSADKIDLIISDINMPRMDGFTFIKNVREQEAYRDIPIVVLSTEGQEKDIQTGLSIGANLYMVKPAQPEKMVRNVKMLLG; translated from the coding sequence GTGGCAAAACATATTCTAATCGTGGACGACTCGAAAACCGTTCGAAACCTCGTTGCATTCATCATGAAAAAGGAAGGATTCAAGGTGATTGCAGCTGAGGATGGACTGGATGGACTGGAAAAATTATATTCGGCGGACAAAATCGATCTGATCATATCAGATATCAACATGCCGCGCATGGACGGTTTCACGTTCATCAAAAACGTGCGGGAACAAGAAGCCTATCGAGACATCCCTATTGTCGTCTTGTCAACGGAAGGTCAGGAAAAAGACATCCAAACTGGACTGAGCATTGGGGCGAATTTGTATATGGTAAAACCAGCGCAACCCGAAAAAATGGTTCGCAACGTCAAAATGCTTTTGGGGTAG
- a CDS encoding chemotaxis protein CheA encodes MSQEFMDPELFADFIVEAKEHLETIEPNLLELEKTPSNLGLLNEIFRPMHSLKGASGFLGLNSINGLAHKAENILDELRKGNIDVTTEIMDVILAATDALRVMIDNLEVEGSEGEVDTGPIIARIEGILSGTPVPAAESTPAPEVEAMSEGTSSSSPEQDVAPTKASPTESNGSFQDVVSPPQVTGEPYPLTAIGEGHLADFLEEANEIIENLNSSLVELENDPNAADGELVNDIFRYFHNLKGNSGIIGHKELNSLTHEAETLLNKVRKKEMQTSHAMIDLLLAVVDSLEFIISHVDQKSGTAAPVKIDELVNLLSEAGEKGRVDPLMRNGGAQPEQEPAKESQPEPETKEVDVAMEDDGIDPEDVVVFEQTVQQQVNNIDIALDGLRKDPDNKDFADGLYRSLVSVQNSAGYMGFDDLKVMAERTAGLVDQARKSDISFELMVDILSQECSILGDMIKKVLGEIKPVVASSKDETESDEAASEEPVASVQAATEPAPQTTTPAPAPEPKEEPKPAPVPKPAAKPAAEPVAPQKAAAQPAATAKTAADNKPKVSATIRVDHEKLDHLMNLIGELIINRNRYSMLARSLEEGKQDVQSIAQQLTETTYAMARISDDLQDTIMKVRMVPVSTVFSRFPRLVRDLSRKSGKAVNLVMEGEETELDKSVVEVIGDPLVHLIRNSMDHGLETEDVRVETGKNSVGQVWLRAYHRGNSVAIEVEDDGKGIDPTVIREVAVKKGVITPDEAKSMDDRDAIDLIFAPGFSSAEKITDISGRGVGMDVVRTNIKNLKGTVNVVSEVGKGTKFTLTLPLTLAIIDALMVVVAGDTYAIPLDAVSETTKIEVRRMTEVNKRKAVTLRGDVLGIVEMREVLDLSMDEEDNREIVPIVILQDGERRIGVIVDRLLERQEIVIKPLGEYLSDFDLRGVSGATIMGDGSVVLILDPHEIHLMSTSGRSGH; translated from the coding sequence ATGAGCCAAGAGTTCATGGATCCGGAATTATTTGCTGACTTCATTGTTGAAGCCAAAGAACATTTAGAAACCATTGAGCCCAATTTATTGGAGCTTGAAAAAACTCCCTCAAATCTTGGGCTTCTCAATGAAATCTTTCGTCCCATGCATTCCCTGAAAGGGGCGTCCGGGTTTTTGGGACTCAATAGCATCAATGGGCTAGCACACAAAGCCGAGAATATTCTCGACGAACTCCGAAAGGGTAATATCGATGTCACGACCGAGATTATGGATGTCATTCTCGCCGCGACCGATGCCTTACGGGTTATGATTGATAATCTCGAGGTTGAGGGGTCCGAAGGAGAAGTCGATACGGGGCCTATTATTGCTCGTATCGAAGGTATTTTATCTGGAACACCGGTTCCGGCGGCCGAGAGTACTCCAGCCCCGGAAGTCGAAGCGATGTCAGAGGGGACATCGTCATCGTCTCCAGAGCAGGATGTCGCACCAACGAAAGCTTCACCGACCGAGAGTAATGGTTCCTTTCAAGATGTTGTGAGTCCTCCTCAGGTGACAGGCGAGCCCTATCCATTGACCGCCATCGGAGAAGGACATTTAGCCGACTTTTTGGAAGAGGCCAATGAGATCATTGAAAATCTGAACAGTTCGCTTGTTGAGCTCGAAAATGATCCTAATGCCGCTGATGGAGAGCTTGTTAACGATATTTTTCGCTATTTTCATAATTTGAAAGGCAATAGCGGTATTATCGGTCACAAGGAACTGAACTCACTCACGCATGAGGCCGAAACACTTCTCAATAAAGTGCGGAAAAAGGAGATGCAGACATCGCATGCGATGATTGATCTCCTGTTGGCCGTCGTGGATTCGCTTGAGTTCATCATTAGTCATGTTGATCAGAAATCCGGCACGGCTGCGCCCGTTAAAATTGATGAGCTGGTCAACCTGTTGTCCGAGGCAGGGGAGAAAGGCCGCGTTGATCCGCTAATGCGTAACGGCGGTGCACAGCCTGAACAGGAGCCTGCCAAAGAGTCCCAGCCAGAGCCTGAGACGAAAGAAGTCGATGTTGCCATGGAAGACGATGGCATCGATCCCGAAGATGTGGTTGTCTTTGAGCAAACGGTTCAGCAGCAAGTCAATAATATTGATATTGCGTTGGATGGTCTTCGCAAAGATCCCGATAACAAAGACTTTGCCGACGGCCTTTACCGGTCTTTGGTTTCAGTCCAGAATTCTGCTGGCTACATGGGGTTTGACGATCTCAAAGTAATGGCGGAACGTACGGCTGGTCTCGTGGATCAGGCGCGGAAATCCGATATTTCGTTTGAACTTATGGTGGATATCCTGTCGCAGGAATGTTCCATCTTGGGTGATATGATTAAAAAGGTGTTGGGCGAAATCAAGCCAGTAGTCGCTTCATCGAAAGACGAGACTGAATCGGATGAGGCTGCTTCGGAAGAGCCCGTTGCGTCGGTTCAAGCCGCGACGGAACCCGCTCCTCAGACGACTACACCAGCGCCCGCCCCTGAGCCGAAAGAAGAGCCCAAACCAGCACCCGTTCCCAAGCCGGCTGCAAAACCCGCCGCCGAGCCGGTGGCTCCGCAAAAAGCGGCTGCGCAACCGGCCGCTACAGCCAAAACCGCCGCCGACAATAAGCCGAAAGTTTCGGCGACAATTCGTGTCGACCACGAAAAGCTTGATCACCTGATGAACCTCATCGGCGAGCTTATCATCAACCGGAACCGCTACTCCATGCTGGCCCGTTCCCTTGAAGAGGGCAAGCAGGACGTGCAGTCCATCGCGCAACAGCTTACCGAAACAACCTACGCCATGGCACGCATCTCCGATGATCTGCAAGATACCATCATGAAAGTGCGCATGGTGCCTGTGTCGACCGTTTTTTCACGGTTTCCCCGATTGGTACGTGACCTGAGCCGCAAAAGTGGAAAGGCCGTCAACCTTGTCATGGAAGGGGAAGAGACCGAACTCGATAAGAGCGTTGTCGAGGTTATCGGAGATCCCTTGGTCCACCTTATCCGCAATAGCATGGATCATGGGCTGGAAACCGAAGACGTTCGGGTGGAAACGGGCAAAAATTCTGTCGGTCAAGTATGGTTGCGTGCATACCATCGCGGCAATTCCGTGGCGATTGAAGTCGAAGACGACGGCAAGGGCATTGACCCGACTGTCATCCGCGAAGTGGCCGTTAAAAAAGGTGTCATTACGCCGGATGAAGCAAAATCCATGGATGACCGCGATGCTATTGATCTGATTTTTGCACCGGGTTTTTCCTCTGCTGAAAAGATTACGGATATTTCCGGACGCGGGGTCGGCATGGACGTCGTGCGTACCAATATCAAAAATCTTAAAGGCACGGTCAACGTTGTCAGCGAAGTCGGCAAGGGAACAAAATTTACCCTGACCCTCCCGTTGACCCTGGCCATTATCGATGCACTTATGGTTGTGGTTGCTGGCGACACGTATGCCATTCCGCTTGATGCCGTATCGGAAACGACAAAGATCGAAGTGCGTCGCATGACCGAGGTGAATAAACGCAAAGCTGTCACACTGCGCGGCGATGTTCTTGGTATTGTCGAAATGCGTGAGGTTCTCGACTTATCTATGGACGAGGAAGATAATCGCGAAATAGTGCCGATCGTCATTCTACAAGATGGTGAGCGTCGCATCGGCGTTATTGTCGATCGCCTGCTCGAACGTCAGGAAATTGTTATTAAGCCACTTGGCGAATACTTGAGTGACTTTGATCTTCGCGGTGTTTCCGGTGCAACAATCATGGGTGACGGCAGCGTCGTGTTGATTCTTGATCCCCATGAGATTCATCTCATGTCGACATCGGGACGATCTGGGCATTAG
- a CDS encoding glutamate synthase: protein MCRLFSLTSRDPVSPMRAIEALNVMKEGHDGSGVGLYLNGLGGPFEGMQECPILSGIFTESGLRRLDQYTMDLGFHPKHSVLIAPNGAPPEGTPVRGKYLARAYDPPKQWADFPEQERERRLTMMRLDLRRMGEAEGDMMVFSFWPDTVMIKEVGDPLAIGEYLQLDREDLHARRILAQGRQNTNYAINLYACHPFFIQGICTMTNGENTAFVPIREYLQSRGVDGYEGYQSDSEVFTHICHYTTKRLGFEIPYYKHIITPLTGGELDVHPDRDFLVNLKRTCRKMIIDGPNCIIGCLPGGSMFMVQDRKKLRPGVVGGKPGIFAFSSEICGLNAAIPDRDASKDFQPMHLDTAVVGPDCREVTICSQIDPLPRPH, encoded by the coding sequence ATGTGCCGTTTGTTTTCGCTCACCAGCCGTGACCCGGTTTCCCCCATGCGCGCCATCGAAGCCCTCAACGTGATGAAAGAGGGGCACGACGGTTCGGGCGTGGGATTGTACCTGAACGGTTTAGGTGGCCCTTTTGAGGGTATGCAAGAATGTCCTATTTTGTCCGGCATCTTTACGGAGTCCGGACTACGCCGACTTGATCAATACACCATGGACTTGGGATTTCATCCCAAGCACAGCGTTTTGATCGCACCGAATGGAGCTCCGCCAGAAGGAACTCCTGTGCGAGGAAAGTACCTCGCTCGGGCGTATGACCCACCAAAACAGTGGGCGGATTTTCCTGAACAAGAAAGAGAACGTCGATTGACGATGATGCGCCTTGATTTGCGCCGTATGGGCGAAGCCGAAGGTGACATGATGGTCTTCTCGTTCTGGCCCGATACTGTCATGATTAAAGAAGTTGGCGATCCTCTTGCCATTGGCGAGTATCTCCAGCTTGATCGCGAAGATTTGCACGCGCGCAGAATTTTGGCCCAGGGACGACAAAACACGAACTACGCCATCAACCTGTATGCCTGTCACCCCTTTTTCATCCAAGGCATCTGCACGATGACCAATGGGGAAAACACGGCTTTCGTTCCCATTCGGGAATATCTCCAGTCGCGTGGCGTCGATGGATACGAAGGCTATCAGTCTGACTCGGAAGTGTTTACCCACATTTGCCATTACACCACAAAGCGCCTCGGGTTCGAGATTCCGTATTACAAGCACATCATCACTCCTCTGACTGGGGGAGAGCTTGATGTCCATCCGGATCGCGACTTCTTGGTGAATCTGAAGCGTACGTGTCGGAAAATGATCATCGACGGCCCCAACTGCATTATTGGCTGTTTGCCGGGCGGTTCCATGTTCATGGTGCAGGACCGCAAGAAGCTGCGTCCCGGCGTCGTCGGAGGAAAACCGGGTATATTTGCCTTTTCTTCCGAAATCTGTGGACTCAATGCGGCCATTCCGGATCGCGACGCGAGCAAAGATTTTCAACCCATGCATCTTGATACGGCAGTCGTTGGCCCTGACTGTCGGGAGGTTACGATATGCAGCCAGATCGACCCATTACCCCGTCCACACTAA
- a CDS encoding ParA family protein: MSVRVLAIANQKGGVGKTTTTLSLGAALTLLGKSVLVIDLDPHGCASVHMGIFPEAVTSSMYDIMIKEEVDSQSWKDCILKASPGNMRFDFVASSIRLTELDIELRERKNKGIVLKQAFEHLDTEYDYIVVDCPPHMGVLLVNAIVASDLLIIPIQTDFLALHGLRLIFDTIVMLNKVLGHPLKYKALATMFDRRASACLRVVSLLRRKLGDKLFKSIIGLDTKFREASARGKVVYDIAPSSKGAKAYMELAKEIVSE; the protein is encoded by the coding sequence GTGAGTGTACGCGTACTCGCCATAGCCAACCAAAAGGGAGGGGTGGGGAAGACCACAACGACCCTTTCCTTGGGCGCGGCTCTGACGCTCTTGGGGAAGAGCGTCTTGGTTATTGATCTCGATCCGCATGGCTGTGCGTCCGTTCATATGGGGATTTTCCCTGAAGCTGTGACGTCCTCCATGTACGACATCATGATAAAGGAAGAAGTCGACAGCCAAAGCTGGAAAGATTGTATCTTGAAGGCTTCTCCCGGAAATATGCGGTTCGATTTCGTCGCGAGCAGTATCCGATTGACCGAGCTTGATATTGAGTTGCGCGAACGCAAGAACAAAGGGATTGTTCTCAAACAGGCCTTTGAGCATCTTGATACCGAATACGACTATATTGTTGTCGACTGTCCACCGCATATGGGGGTTCTTCTGGTCAATGCTATTGTGGCCTCGGACTTACTCATAATTCCAATTCAAACTGATTTTCTTGCGCTGCATGGACTCCGGCTCATTTTCGACACGATTGTCATGCTCAACAAGGTGTTAGGACACCCCCTGAAGTACAAAGCCCTCGCAACGATGTTTGATCGGCGTGCCAGCGCCTGCCTCCGTGTGGTGAGTTTGCTTCGACGTAAATTGGGCGATAAATTGTTTAAGTCCATTATTGGACTCGACACCAAGTTTCGCGAAGCGAGTGCAAGAGGCAAAGTTGTTTATGATATTGCGCCGTCATCGAAAGGGGCCAAAGCGTATATGGAACTTGCAAAAGAGATTGTATCAGAATGA